Part of the Quercus lobata isolate SW786 chromosome 6, ValleyOak3.0 Primary Assembly, whole genome shotgun sequence genome, aaatgcactacgccattagtacatAGATACTAGACCAAACTCTACAAGTGATATGttctcaaacatatacgatcaaactttttaaatttttcatcttttatgtggttttagatttttacacacacaaaaaaaaacttaaaattaagatcaagaacaaaaacaatgcatattAATAGATGCATAATGCAAAAATGCATGAGGATAtagcatctaatgcatgaagagtcctacaaagatcaaaagaatTAGATTAAGGACCAAAAAAGCATAATCttaaccataggaacccttcctcatccaaacgaaACAATTGTTTgaaatgagtgtctcatgagaagtgagacgagggttggaaggaTGAGAACcagagatgcacatagacaagatggtaagagcattaaccacatgcttcaacaacttaccattaTCAATCAAATCCGATTTAGCTTtcttagcacaacttccaataagctcaagtttcttttttcttttaattttttttagagcttgaaacttagagcaatgtgGTCTTAGATGACTaaaagcaccacaatggtgacataTAATGTATTTAGGTCAACTAGGCCTTTTAGggagggatctagcaacatgattttgttttcttttcaacatggaacattgaggtcttatatgaccaatcacaccgcaatggtggcaagtgggaacaaacttagatccattcaaatcCCTAGGATGAGACCTAAAAGAAGGCTTTGGCTTAAGAGCCTTCCTCttcactttttgattttttttgtgtagAGGAATGTACACCAATTTGTCTTTAGAGGTAGAAttcacaataggcacaaaatcgggttcCATAACATGATTGCAATAAATAACATCTTCCTTTTTAGTAATAGAtttagcaatcaaacacttggcatgcatcttaagagattcattttcacacttaagatcatcaacaagtttgttagacaaaacaagttcaGCATCCAAGTccacattcaaactctttcatcttttcaaaagaattttcagcaagtttcttatatttctcaaccaatttattggattcattgagcttaacaatcaaatcatcattttcaccaATGAACTTGCTCAAAACCTCATAAAatttctttgactttttcttcaagagtttgacaTTTGGAATTTTAACAACACCCAAAGAGTCatataacatgtcatcacaagcatgaggataaacactcatagatgcattttcacaaacatgtgGCATATTACAATCAACAACAtccaaaacatgcaaaaaagcACACAAAGTACTATCCATGGCAATAAACATaaagggtcaaggatcataCTTAtggaattaaaccaaaataagtgtacccactctgataccaattgaaagctcaatTAGTGTGTGAAAATACTAATACTTGTTTAGAAaattagacccccaattttaaattacgacttaattgcttttactctaacttatctaagtgcagAACAAGAGTAAAAGCAGATGAAAggtcacacttaaaatcctccATGCAGAGAGTTTCGCAGGTCACTCACGACTTGGCCTAAGTCGCGAAGTGACTCACGAAATATAGCCTGGCACttgactcttcaacttccaaCATGTGCTTCTCATATGACTTTTGCGGGTTGAACCACTAGTGAGACAAGTCATGAGATCAACTTATTGaatcttcaccaacttaatactaaacccattacaataaatctcacaaaatacaaggaaataaattaatgcaaatacaacacttattgtcatggaataaagccaacacaaatattatgtaaaaaatcataacttaacaAACTGGGACATCTAAAAAGAGATATGTGGATTGCTTTACAACAATGCTACATATATAGCAATTTTCTCAACCTTCTTCTTGGAGGTGGCAACTTGTGATTAGCTAAGGctatgtttgttttgggtgtaaagaaaaattggaaaatgttttacacCAGTGATGGTGATTGGCAACTCAAGAAAATAAagtcaaactgaaaattaatGTATTTGACCGTAAAATAACCCACCCacacatgtaaaatattttactgactgattttaccttcaaaccattTACACTCCTCCTAAAAATTTTTGTTctcctcactctcactctctatCACACACGAGTCACACCAAGCCCAACTCGAAGGATGGAGAGATTGGCCTTCGATGAAGACTAGATCATCATCCGCGACCCACAGCCCCATCAGTGAAGCTCAAATCGTCGTCCCCGACCCACAGCCCTGCCATCGTGCATGCAAGCCCCGCCACCAATGAAGGTAGTTTGGGCAGATCGTCATCCACTGACCCATCCATTTTCCTCCACTGATCCACCTCCACACCATTGATCCATCCCTCTTCCTCCCCTAACCCACCTCCACCACCCATCAATTTTCTTCCACCTCCACCGATCCATCCTTCTCCCAGACCTACCTCTACTGACCCATCCATTTTCCTCTACCAACCCATTTTCCTCCTTTCTTTTCACTCAAGACCCACATTCTCTAATAGTGATCTAGGTTTTTATAGGGTTGTTCCCATTTATagtgtagtattttttttttcatgatttggtTGAGGTAATAACAATGATTTGTTCTTGGTTgcaattgatttgtttttgtatgtcaaaaattgaaaattataattgatcCATTGATTTGATCAATCAATCCATTGAAAATTATAGTCCAATTGTATTATAGgtattttttgacattttctctagaaaatgttttacattggagaaccaaacaccaaaaatacTTTTCCGGCATATTTCCtagaacacaaccaaacaaatgaaaatattttccttttcgtaaaatattttctacaatcggaaattattttacatgttgccaaacacagccttaattGCAATATCACTTTCACAGGAGGTCGCTACCGACGTTACTTTTGTTATACACAAATCATAACCCACCacttaagaaattttttgtgtatcGATCTAGACGTATAATTGTTTTTATGGGATGCAATAAATATAGGCAcaagatatttttaaattttttttttttcataatatattgTTGACGTGGCCTGTTATGATTGATacataataaaagtgatgtaaaTAGTAGAATCATGTGAAAATGATGTTACTCCAAACACAACATATTATGTCAGCAATtgtaaaaaatgtgaaaattattttgtgcCCAGCGTTACTTTGTAACAATTCTAACATACTTAACACACACAatagatttgaaaatatgaCATTTGCTTTATGATAGATGCTCTTTTTTatcaaactaagacaccaattagaTTTTGATATAGACAAGATTTAAACCTAAGCCACTTATTTGATGATAAGGAATTTAACCAATTGAGATAACTAAAATCCACTTCTACCGTTTATCCTTTATTTACAGTCTATTTATGAACTTTTATAACCTGAATATGATGTATAAATGTCACGTTCCAATCGCATCACAATGTGAtagctaaattttattttgatacttTACGAGGAAGAAGAGGATCTTTTGCACAACCTTTGTCAAAAACATTACTTACCaagaggtaaaaaaataaaaaaaaagtctacaTGCACATACAAGTCATTAGACAGGGAATCACAAGAGGCCCACAGCTAAAGCACGTATCTGGTGGGAATTGAATTACTTTTCACCGAATACTACTTGTGTTCTCATGTAGTATGATAAGTGATATAATTCATAAATGTACGAGTTATATGTCTCATGGAAGAATTGGCAAAGAAAAAGCTGGATGAACCGGGAAATTGAAAAACCTGACAGATCACTCACCTGCACCTGCTCCAACTTTAGCGGTTTCTTTTCTCCTACTTTATAATATCAACCCCATGTATTCCAActgcttttaattttctttactttaaggttctctctctctctctcaaatccaaCGTCAACCATAATTCCTGTCAACCTCCAGCTCTTCCCAAGGATATAGAAAAAAGCACCCAATTTTAGTATTATTTGGCCCTCTAAATTTGGCACAAAGTTGGAAGTGATAAAAACCAACTTTCAACAAAAGctccgttcttcttcttcaccacgaaCTCTTACCCATTTTGTCTTTTGGGGAAAGtttatttgaggaaaaaaaatatgtcgGCTGCTGTGGGAGCTGCTATTTCTGCAACCAAGGACGTTACCTTCAATCCTCaaatggaagaagaagagcTCAGGAATAACAAGAACAACAAGGTTGGTGGTGAACCAAGCCGGCTCCCACATAGTGATGATGGCCATGGAAATGATCACGAAGATGATGATGAGCCAGAGGAAGAGGATGATGCAAAGTTGAAATCTAACAAGGAATTGGACCTTGGTCCTCAATTTTCTCTCAAGGAGCAGCTAGAAAAAGATAAAGTATAtatgattttccttttttcttttttaagtttggtttttgtcttttttttttaatgcgtGTGTTGTTTAATTgctcttatttttttgtcttctgAAGGATGACGAAAGTTTGAGGAAATGGAAGGAAAAACTTCTTGGAAGTGTTGATCTCTCTGCTGTCGGAGGTATATCTCTGTCTTGGGTTAACATAAATTAATTAAGACTCTTATTATTACAAACCAGCTTTCCTTTTAGCCTTTTGGGTAAATTTTAGAGTAAGTTCAGGCTAAGCTACTCATGTTAACTGCCATATTTCTTTCTTCCAAATGTTTTACTAAGCAGCTTAAATTGTTAGCCATTCTGCAGACTCATTTCAGCTCTCAAATGTTTTGAAACTAAGATATCTGCTTTCTATTATTGAATCAGAGAGTAAAGAACCAGAAGTGAAGATGCAAAGCCTCACAATACTATGCCCGGGGCGACCAGATCTCATTTTGCCAATTCCATTTGGTAACAATTCTAAAAGGGTTCTCTTCACCCTCAAGGAAGGAAGTCAGTACCGCCTCAAATTTAGCTTCACCGTCTCCAACAATATTGTCTTGGGCCTCAAATACACTAACGTTGTGTGGAAGACCGGTATGAAAGGTATACAAGCAAAGTTTTTCATTAATTACCATTCACATCATTTGACACTCTAAAACTTTTGCATCCATTCTCTTACATATGTTagtcatgaaattcatttacagtGGACAATTCAAAGAGAATGTTGGGAACTTTTAGTCCTCAGCAGGAGCCTTATACGTGTGAAATGGAAGAAGAAACCACCCCTTCTGGCATTTTTGCAAGAGGCACTTATTCTGCAAGAACCAAGGTAATCAAAGTAAACAAACTAATTTcagaattaaaaattaagaacaaataaaaagaatactCTGCATTAATTTAGCTCTGTTGATTTTGTCTCAgtttgttgatgatgatggaaAATGCTATTTGGACGTGTGTTACTACTTCGAAATTCAAAAGAATTGGCCAAAACCCTCTTAAGGTCTAATCTGATATTTTACTGGCATTGGCTTGGTAGTGCTTCAAGTGATCACTTTAGTTTAGAGTGATTTTCTTCGTCTGGTATGTTGTATCTTGTACAAATGGCAAATGGGGCATTCATGTCTTACTTCCATTGAACTATACCACTGTACATGTCATGCTTCCTCCTCCTGCTCATCCTTACCGTCATGTTCTGCTTATCTTCTCCTCtctattatttttacttttttttttttttgggatttttctgTAGTAGGAGTCTGATTTCAATCCCATTTGTCTCAAATATAGTAGATGTCTTTTTTAAATGGACCGTCTAGTTATACATAGTGTAACTCTTTCAATGTTACAtcaatctataattttttattacatattttcaTTGGATTACATAACTTTTTATTAagcattcaattttttaatatttgaaaatctaattattagatttttacaaaattttaagataataatCATATATTAATTACATTGTCATctattaaatgtttaaattttattgttttaaaaaaacactatgagttttaaaaaaaaaatactatgtaaaataaaaattttaaattaaatggtaaataacatttattgtgacaaaatttgatataagaataaagataaaatattaaaaaaaaatgttcaaaattttaatctaaCAAATATTTATTAGGGGGTGTAATCCGAATCCAATAGATCTAACTTTTAACTTCTGCTTTTACGCTTTCTAAAGCAAAGTGCCAAAAGGCAGGTCAATTTGCTGGTGGTCCAAACGGTTTTAATATGACCCAATCGACTCAGAACACGAAAAGAAGGTGTAGAGAAAAGATGTTATCAGATGGGACCATATATGGTCTTTTCCTCGTTATGTATTGAATAGACTAATGTCCCTGAATTctaatgacattttttagaattaaattaattgaacttgtttttccaaaaaaaaaaaaaaaaattaactgaaaCTTACTTatcagttattattattattattattattttttttgtaataaattctATCTCACAATAGTAGTAGCAATTTGGTTAATTATTGTTGCACATATTCTAAGAAAATCTGATTTCAGTTATAATAACTgtgaaattgtaaaattgtattttcgATCTGTGTACGTGAACGGTGTGATAATCATTAGTCTAGCAATATGACCCCTCTGGTTTATGATGAATGAGATGGACAGGATGGTTTTTAGTTAGACCGTTGGTCACTTAATAATTCATAGTTGTTCTGTCAACAGAAATCTTGGTCTAAACCAGAAATTACCAATCCGTTAAACCATCCAATACCAATCAAACACTGCCACTGAGGCTTCAATTAGTTGTTGGCAAAACTaatcatcaaaatcatcatGGTAGTTAAAGAGCATGAGTGTGTTTGGTAGTATGGAATATATGGCAGCTGTGGCGGTCAGTGAAGAAATATTTACTAATTAATTCAATATGATTTTGGTTTCGCATCTACGTGTGAAATTATATAACTAATTCCTAGTTTGCTTTAATTATTACTCTTAACAAGTTTTTTTGAGGGTGAATTACTCAACAAGTTGAATTGATGTTTACACTACAGAACACTATCAAGCATTATGCAAAAAAGAATCAAgcattatgcaaaaaaaaagatatgctttatttgaaaattatccatttcatatttcaaatattatttaaggTGTGCAATGTCCggtcatttatatttttaattaaagccGCATTTTTTACTCAAGATCTTAATGCTTCTTCATTTAAAATGGATCAATTTCATTGTTCACGTTAAATAGTAATTCAAATCTAAAAATGTATATAGTGTAATTACAtattcaaaaactaaaattttaacagtgaaaaactctctttttaaGTGAAATTGAGAAAATCTTGTTATACTAAATCCAGGATATACAATTTTACCATTAAATAATGCTAGTGCTGCATCGTTGACCATTGCGGTTAGAAACTGATATGATCCTAATTGGATTTGCTCATTCAATGAAAATTCTGAATGAATGATatgtcttgactcttgaggaCGGAGCACCAAACGATCTCTGCTCTCTGGTTGCTTTTTAAGCATGAGATTTTGACACTTGCATGTCTACCATTTTATCAGCAAGATCtcttgaaaattaattgtaCATGCCATGAACATGATATACCCATCcacatattatttatatatatatagtgataatatattttctggaaaatattaTCCCACCATTGTTTACCAAAGTTATTATCTTAGGCGGAGTTGCCTCTGAGTTGGCCATTTTTCCACATGGTGCCTCTaacttggccattttttccacATGGTTTTTCCTTTCTGACTTTTTGTTAAAGGTTTTCCAACATTTTCTATTCCATGGATCATGagttttctctccttttttacACTCAGTAAAATGAACTTTAAACGGGCTCTTTTAGACTTGAGTGGTAATAGTTACATATTGTATGTATGGGACAACTgttgaaatcgtgttttcatgattataactaaaattgcatttttaaaacacaattttagttGAAGTGTATAGGCGGCAGTATATAACTCAAAATATGCAACACTAATTAGCTTTTGGATTATAAGCACTATGGCATACATATAATAAGAGGCTGGGGTCGTGCTGGGTTTTGGATTAGTATAATGCTATAGTGACTCAGATTTCTATACAATTAGTCCAATTAAAGCTCAGTACACTGATTCAGTTCAAGATGACTAataatttttggttaattttctaCTTTAGTTCCATTCATTCCTTCacaatacataaataatacacataatGAGATAACTATACTAATAATTAGGAACTAACTCCTATCAAGTacaaatttgaaacaaaaacaacccaATCTACTACTgctaatttattattcaaattcaatcaaattcaaacttCATCAACTACTGGCAGCTGCATAATTATCTTCCATGTGGCCTTGGGACATAACAGGTTGAACACATTTGGTACCACAACCTTCGTCATTAGCCAAAGCTTTGGCAGAGAATCTAAACAATTATTTGCTTAAGTTTGGTTTCCCAGGCCCCCACATGcatgttcttttctttcatcAGCTTCTCAAAATATTCTATctttttgctcattttcttaGTGACCCTTGACCAGACATTATTATGGTTAGCACTTGGCAAGTAGCTGAATTATTTCATGAAGCCATTGGTGCTTTCTGAATTGCATCATCACATATCATTATGTCCGGGGCATCCAGTTGCATGCCTCACCGCGTGCATGGTTATGCTTTCCTTTTCACTTTTGGAGGGCATGCATCTAGTTGGCAATTCCTAGAGAAGTAAGCAGTTTTACAAAGCTAAAATTGTTCTCTCAAACGGCTCGTAACTCGTAAGTACAAAAGGATCAATAACAAAGggttttttctataaaataattttttatttaataatctatatatataataataataataataataataggtgaagcagagagaaactcgaattagaattccaaattagagttccaaatTTGtgtgtcataaattatttattcttaaagagttttattttttaattttagaataaaatatgagactacatcataaatattcatctaaatgagttattaaatacaaaaatcaaagagtttagaataaatgaatcgtaaaaaaaaaaaaaaaagtacttcacaataaatttttttttttttaaatggacaatttacattttatacctaataatatccttacaaaattttttaaagtgttaacaaaatataaaaattattatcaatagtatttaaattatatatatatatatatatatattgtaaggacaaaAATTTGGAACCCAGGCCCGCACTGTATGAAATCCTGGCTCAAAAAGCCCAAAGCAATGAAATTTGTAGAGTAggggtcaaagaactagattTGGATAAGTTAAGTAGAGGTTAGCATGAGATTAAGTAACACACAGACAAGAACAAAAGCTGTTACGATGAAATAACCTCCGGTCCGAGGAGACACAGAATTTCATTTATGAATATAGATCACTACTTTAGGATTCTTTTGCACGCTACAGTAttctctcctccctctctccctctttcctTATGGGGGCTTCTATACGTTATATAGGCTCTTCCTTATCATCtaggctttacacttgttgatcatccaagcctccacttgagcacctATCCCATCACACACCTCCTTTAGtcctttgtgagttgtggtagccaaggtaacactgttcaggggtcttctccatattaatgcggccaggaaagtagttgtagtgcatttaatgtggtggtggtagcttttgcttagatattttgtgttttcttccttttcacgTATTTAGAGGATGCGCTTCAGTGGCTTGGACATACCTCCGCTTCGGATTTTCAGTGttcgaggaggaattcctcctcggaccttttctttttgtttcccGTGATAATGCTTAACATGAATCGCCTAAGCCACGTTGCCTCCTCAGACGGGCTGGCGTTCTCGAATGGGCCCAAGGCCTAACTCGTtactttgggccatagcccccacaatagcccctcaaaactccggtttttatctccttctgAGGAGAAAGGCGGGGTTTTGACTTTTTAAGGGATAAGACCAATTAGTTTCCGATTCGCACGTGTGGTGACAGTTGCTTTTGACGCATTACAAGTTACGAGGCACGACTTATTACTCCAGGCGGCTTTGTGTCTCCC contains:
- the LOC115993837 gene encoding rho GDP-dissociation inhibitor 1-like, whose protein sequence is MSAAVGAAISATKDVTFNPQMEEEELRNNKNNKVGGEPSRLPHSDDGHGNDHEDDDEPEEEDDAKLKSNKELDLGPQFSLKEQLEKDKDDESLRKWKEKLLGSVDLSAVGESKEPEVKMQSLTILCPGRPDLILPIPFGNNSKRVLFTLKEGSQYRLKFSFTVSNNIVLGLKYTNVVWKTGMKVDNSKRMLGTFSPQQEPYTCEMEEETTPSGIFARGTYSARTKFVDDDGKCYLDVCYYFEIQKNWPKPS